In one window of Corynebacterium incognita DNA:
- a CDS encoding quinone-dependent dihydroorotate dehydrogenase: MLYDELYGAALKGMFRVDPEKIHEIINSGLGALHRLTPVNRGMAKVAHHDPVLEQELFGVHFPRPLGLAAGFDKNAAAADSWGAIGFGYAEMGTITAEAQPGNPQPRLFRLPQDKAILNRMGFNNLGAANAAKNLRQRKSSDVIGINIGKNKVTPPEEAVDNYRRSASVLGDLADYIVVNVSSPNTPGLRDLQAIESLRPILSAVQESTSSPVLVKIAPDLSDDDVDAVTDLALELGLAGIIATNTTISREGLATDAEEVAAIGAGGISGAPVKQRSLEVLRRIHARVDGADLVLIGVGGISTPEDAWERIGAGAHLLQGYTGLIYGGPAWITRIHKGIARQVKAHGLSSLGEAVGRELPYKH; encoded by the coding sequence ATGCTTTACGACGAACTCTATGGCGCCGCCCTCAAGGGCATGTTCCGCGTGGACCCAGAAAAGATCCACGAGATCATAAACTCTGGACTGGGAGCGTTGCATAGGCTCACCCCGGTCAACCGCGGCATGGCCAAAGTGGCCCACCACGATCCGGTACTGGAACAGGAGCTGTTTGGCGTTCACTTTCCCCGCCCCCTGGGATTGGCCGCAGGCTTTGACAAGAACGCCGCTGCTGCGGATAGCTGGGGCGCCATAGGGTTCGGCTACGCCGAGATGGGCACCATCACCGCGGAGGCACAGCCTGGCAACCCCCAGCCCCGGCTCTTCCGCCTCCCGCAGGACAAGGCGATTCTCAACCGCATGGGGTTCAATAACCTCGGTGCAGCCAACGCGGCGAAGAATCTTCGCCAGCGTAAAAGCTCGGACGTCATTGGCATCAATATCGGCAAAAACAAGGTGACTCCGCCCGAGGAAGCAGTAGACAACTACCGCCGTTCCGCGTCCGTGCTGGGTGATTTAGCCGACTACATTGTAGTGAACGTCTCGTCTCCGAATACCCCGGGACTACGGGACCTCCAGGCAATCGAGTCACTCCGCCCTATTCTGAGCGCAGTGCAGGAATCTACCTCCTCCCCAGTCTTAGTGAAGATCGCTCCAGATCTCAGCGACGACGACGTCGATGCTGTCACTGATCTTGCCCTCGAGCTAGGACTAGCTGGCATCATCGCCACCAACACGACCATCTCGCGTGAAGGCTTGGCCACTGATGCCGAAGAAGTCGCGGCGATAGGTGCAGGAGGAATCTCCGGTGCCCCGGTGAAGCAGCGCTCCCTCGAGGTGCTGCGCCGCATTCACGCCCGGGTGGACGGTGCGGATCTGGTCCTCATCGGCGTCGGCGGCATCAGCACCCCGGAGGACGCGTGGGAGCGCATCGGCGCCGGCGCGCACCTCCTCCAGGGCTACACCGGCCTCATCTACGGAGGTCCGGCGTGGATAACCCGCATTCACAAGGGGATCGCGCGGCAGGTCAAGGCCCACGGACTGAGTTCGCTGGGCGAGGCCGTCGGGCGCGAGCTGCCCTACAAGCACTAG
- a CDS encoding YbhB/YbcL family Raf kinase inhibitor-like protein has translation MTYADDSRFPGPDPYASLKDLPTFPLSSSDLIDGDELMEKFRAPENVSPQLEWSNLPEGTKSVAITCFDPDAPTAAGFWHWAVFNIPVETTSIPTGAGAAEDLGLGGNIVSLKGDSGQRTYYGPQPPAGHGPHRYLYAVHAVDVEELDIDPDATPTVLGFNLYFHSLARTILWGWAETK, from the coding sequence ATGACCTACGCAGATGATTCTCGTTTCCCTGGACCAGACCCTTACGCGTCGCTGAAGGACCTTCCCACCTTCCCGTTGTCCTCCAGCGACCTCATCGACGGCGATGAGCTCATGGAGAAGTTCCGCGCACCGGAGAATGTTTCTCCACAACTCGAGTGGTCCAACCTACCGGAGGGGACCAAGTCCGTCGCCATCACCTGTTTCGACCCGGATGCGCCGACCGCCGCAGGGTTCTGGCATTGGGCTGTGTTCAACATCCCGGTGGAAACCACCAGCATTCCGACGGGCGCGGGCGCAGCAGAAGATCTCGGTCTGGGAGGCAACATCGTGAGCCTCAAGGGCGATTCTGGGCAGCGCACCTACTATGGCCCGCAGCCGCCGGCAGGGCATGGCCCGCACCGCTATCTCTACGCCGTGCATGCCGTGGACGTGGAGGAGCTGGACATTGACCCGGACGCAACTCCGACCGTTTTGGGCTTTAACCTTTACTTCCATTCACTCGCGCGCACCATCTTGTGGGGCTGGGCGGAGACCAAGTAG
- the pflA gene encoding pyruvate formate-lyase-activating protein has product MADGISGVVTLAPELGEKVRGVAAGLGSAVGLGPGESPWDDITHPELMEARRTGDIALVHSWELVTAVDGPGTRMTIFMSGCPLRCQYCHNPDTMEMKSGSLERIEDVVKRIKRYAPIFRASGGGLTVSGGEPLFQIAFTRRLLKVVHDEGIHTCIDTSGFLGARLNDDDLDNLDLVLLDVKSGNEDTYRKVTGRQLQPTIDFGDRLHARGKRVWIRFVVVPGLTDAPENVAGVVDIVSRWRDNVEKVEVLPFHNMGADKWRELGIAYNLEDTKPPTPESINAIREQFRAAGFDTY; this is encoded by the coding sequence ATGGCAGACGGCATCTCAGGCGTGGTCACCCTTGCCCCTGAGCTAGGGGAGAAAGTCCGCGGCGTGGCCGCTGGATTGGGCTCCGCTGTCGGTCTCGGCCCCGGGGAATCCCCGTGGGACGACATCACGCATCCCGAGCTCATGGAGGCCCGGCGCACCGGCGATATCGCGCTGGTCCATTCCTGGGAACTAGTCACGGCCGTCGACGGGCCGGGTACCCGCATGACCATCTTCATGTCCGGGTGCCCACTGCGCTGCCAGTACTGCCATAACCCCGACACCATGGAGATGAAGTCCGGCTCCCTGGAGCGCATCGAGGACGTCGTCAAGCGAATTAAACGCTACGCACCCATCTTCCGCGCTTCCGGCGGCGGGCTTACGGTATCCGGCGGCGAGCCGCTCTTTCAGATCGCGTTCACCCGTCGGCTCCTCAAAGTCGTCCACGATGAGGGGATCCACACCTGCATCGATACGTCCGGGTTTTTGGGCGCGCGGCTTAACGACGACGACCTGGACAACCTCGATCTCGTGCTCCTGGACGTCAAGTCCGGCAACGAGGACACCTACCGGAAGGTGACCGGCCGCCAACTGCAGCCGACCATCGACTTCGGTGATCGACTCCATGCCAGAGGCAAGCGAGTATGGATCCGCTTTGTGGTGGTGCCCGGGCTTACCGACGCCCCCGAGAACGTTGCGGGCGTCGTCGACATCGTCAGCCGTTGGCGCGACAACGTGGAAAAGGTAGAGGTCCTGCCATTCCACAACATGGGTGCCGACAAGTGGCGTGAACTGGGCATTGCCTACAACCTGGAGGACACCAAACCTCCAACGCCTGAGTCGATAAATGCCATCCGGGAGCAGTTCCGGGCGGCTGGGTTCGATACGTATTAA
- a CDS encoding cupin domain-containing protein — protein MSDLRTDHGPNPYVLNIEEVTKANDAFRDTLWTGKFLQMTVMSIPAGGEIGAEVHDDHDQFLRLEEGKARVMIGDSEDSLDIDQVVEDDFAIFVPAGKWHNVVNESDAPFKVYSIYAAPDHVKGTFHQTKEDADNDPNEQH, from the coding sequence ATGTCTGATCTGCGCACTGACCATGGCCCGAACCCATACGTTCTCAACATCGAGGAAGTAACGAAGGCTAACGATGCCTTCCGTGACACCCTGTGGACGGGCAAATTCCTGCAGATGACCGTCATGTCCATCCCGGCGGGCGGCGAAATCGGCGCTGAGGTTCACGACGACCACGACCAGTTCTTGCGCCTCGAGGAGGGTAAGGCTCGTGTGATGATTGGTGACAGCGAAGATAGCTTGGACATTGATCAGGTGGTCGAGGACGACTTCGCCATTTTCGTTCCGGCCGGCAAGTGGCACAACGTGGTCAACGAATCGGACGCCCCGTTCAAGGTCTACTCCATCTACGCCGCACCGGACCATGTGAAGGGGACGTTCCATCAGACGAAGGAAGACGCGGACAACGACCCTAACGAGCAGCACTAG
- a CDS encoding TVP38/TMEM64 family protein, with translation MQSSARPPRRASSSRITSFADFLSTLIRDAAVAVRSWSPWQWVAVVGAAGIFAIAMVAVDMPSLHSLREWADNTGPWFAVIFIGLSATATLFPLPRTLWTVAAGVLFGPLKGVLISLIALTVSACVAMLTVRHLLGDWMAPRLNHPAVSGLNQRLAERGWWTIASLRMIAAVPFSLLNYAAGLTAVPLLPYVFATLIGSAPSTIIGVVFGDTLTGDMNPWAIGLLAALTIAGIVSLVLDSRTPLAKVKASG, from the coding sequence ATGCAATCCTCAGCCCGCCCGCCAAGACGCGCGTCGTCATCACGCATCACTAGCTTCGCCGATTTTCTTAGCACGCTCATCCGCGACGCGGCCGTGGCCGTGCGTTCCTGGTCGCCCTGGCAGTGGGTCGCGGTTGTCGGCGCGGCGGGGATCTTCGCCATTGCGATGGTGGCCGTGGACATGCCCAGCCTGCATTCGCTCCGCGAGTGGGCCGACAACACCGGGCCGTGGTTCGCGGTGATCTTCATTGGCCTTTCCGCGACCGCCACACTCTTCCCCTTGCCCCGAACCTTGTGGACGGTGGCTGCCGGGGTGCTTTTTGGCCCCTTGAAAGGTGTATTGATTTCTTTGATTGCGCTGACGGTGTCCGCGTGCGTGGCGATGCTGACGGTTCGCCACCTTCTGGGCGACTGGATGGCACCGCGGTTAAACCACCCTGCCGTCAGCGGACTCAATCAGCGCCTCGCGGAGCGTGGCTGGTGGACCATCGCTAGCCTCCGAATGATCGCCGCTGTCCCCTTTTCCTTGCTCAATTATGCCGCCGGATTGACCGCCGTACCGCTGCTGCCTTATGTCTTCGCGACGCTCATTGGTTCCGCACCCTCGACCATCATTGGGGTGGTTTTTGGCGATACTCTCACAGGAGACATGAACCCGTGGGCCATCGGTTTGTTGGCCGCGCTCACGATCGCCGGGATAGTGAGCCTCGTGTTGGATTCCCGGACGCCATTGGCCAAAGTAAAGGCTTCAGGGTAG
- a CDS encoding MarR family transcriptional regulator: MFAVHARYRGRNTRRADYVERAAEALATLPGVSEFDILGVEDICANVADATAVTNLVMALLADGEWAVGIGVHPGPQEFGVRRIATAALRNSARAGVVKVRVQVPKATTEADDISSTFALLAHVLHKRTAEGREATSLVRSGLDQNEAAAELGISKQAMSQRLQAAGWAAEQAGWQLAVNLLQRANPA, translated from the coding sequence ATGTTCGCCGTCCACGCCCGCTATCGAGGTCGCAATACCCGTCGCGCAGACTATGTTGAACGCGCCGCCGAAGCCCTCGCCACCCTCCCCGGCGTCAGCGAATTTGACATCCTCGGCGTGGAAGATATTTGTGCCAACGTCGCCGACGCCACCGCAGTGACCAACCTCGTGATGGCGTTGCTTGCCGACGGCGAGTGGGCCGTCGGAATCGGCGTCCACCCCGGCCCCCAGGAATTCGGCGTCCGCCGGATCGCGACCGCGGCGCTGCGCAACTCCGCCCGCGCCGGTGTGGTCAAGGTCCGCGTCCAGGTCCCAAAGGCAACAACAGAAGCTGACGATATATCTTCCACTTTCGCCCTCCTAGCGCACGTCCTCCACAAGCGCACCGCGGAAGGTCGGGAGGCGACGTCGCTGGTGCGGTCCGGGCTAGATCAGAACGAGGCCGCCGCCGAATTGGGCATCTCAAAGCAAGCGATGTCGCAACGACTCCAGGCGGCCGGCTGGGCCGCGGAACAAGCCGGGTGGCAACTCGCGGTCAACCTTTTGCAGCGCGCTAACCCCGCTTAG
- a CDS encoding DUF3097 domain-containing protein: MNADSRYSGDIFSGHPRRQPRTYPEVPAEPGLVVEVRGDDFVGAIVGVDKTVYGDVVRLEDRYGTERVFNLVKGGFLFEGRPVTLVKYVAPRLQKPALSNSGSRRVANVEAKVAAPSRIWVEGVHDAAIVEKVWGHDLRVEGVVVEYLDGLDNLDERLREFRPGKGRRVGVLADHLVQGSKETRMTQEVGEHVLVTGHPYIDIWAAVKPERLGLRAWPDVPYGEDWKTGICRRVGWSDPREGWNRVYNAVHTYKDLDSSLIGAVERLVDFVTTPELRKEDLL, encoded by the coding sequence ATGAATGCCGATTCCCGCTACTCCGGTGACATCTTCTCCGGCCATCCTCGCCGCCAGCCTCGCACCTACCCTGAAGTCCCTGCCGAGCCCGGGCTCGTCGTGGAGGTTCGCGGAGACGATTTTGTAGGGGCCATCGTTGGTGTCGACAAAACGGTCTATGGGGACGTTGTGCGGTTGGAAGATCGCTACGGCACCGAACGTGTTTTTAACCTCGTCAAGGGCGGCTTCCTGTTTGAAGGCAGGCCGGTGACGCTCGTGAAATACGTTGCGCCTCGTTTGCAGAAGCCAGCCCTGTCGAACTCAGGCTCCCGCCGGGTGGCCAACGTCGAGGCGAAAGTGGCAGCGCCGTCGCGCATCTGGGTCGAAGGCGTCCACGACGCCGCGATCGTGGAGAAGGTATGGGGCCACGATTTGCGGGTCGAAGGCGTGGTTGTGGAGTACCTGGACGGCCTGGACAACCTCGATGAGCGACTGCGCGAGTTTCGCCCGGGCAAGGGGCGCCGAGTGGGTGTGTTGGCCGACCATCTCGTCCAAGGCTCGAAGGAAACCCGCATGACACAGGAGGTTGGCGAGCATGTGCTGGTCACAGGTCACCCCTACATCGATATCTGGGCCGCTGTGAAACCCGAGCGCCTGGGCTTGCGCGCCTGGCCTGACGTCCCTTATGGGGAGGACTGGAAGACAGGCATTTGTCGCCGCGTGGGGTGGAGTGATCCGCGAGAGGGATGGAACCGGGTCTACAATGCCGTTCACACCTACAAGGATTTGGATTCGAGCCTCATTGGTGCGGTGGAGCGTTTGGTGGACTTCGTGACTACACCGGAGCTCCGTAAAGAGGACTTGCTCTAA
- a CDS encoding ferrochelatase, protein MISHSITEEFDALLVLSFGGPEAEEEVVPFLENVTRGRGIPRERLAVVGKHYFHFGGKSPLNDLNREIIANVEGVLADRGIELPVYFGNRNWHPFGEDAVERMARDGVRKALVFATSAWGGYSACRQYDEDIVRLREHLSAQGHEPIEFTKLRHFFDHPAFVSAMARGLKEGLSQVTKDEVRVLFTAHSVPTAHDNVAGAEGDKNLYSRQVAEASRLVAEASGVGDYEVVWQSRSGNPSTPWLEPDIVDRTTELATNEGVEAVVVCPIGFVSDHMEVIWDLDTELKAAADSLGVQVVRTPTVGPTQDFAAMIVDLAQEHVDGADPATLGAVTVQGCTVNGEPCAAGCCDIAGLRTKA, encoded by the coding sequence ATGATCTCACACTCCATCACCGAGGAATTCGACGCGCTCCTAGTGCTGTCTTTTGGCGGCCCAGAAGCCGAAGAAGAAGTTGTCCCGTTCCTAGAAAACGTGACCCGAGGCCGAGGCATCCCGCGGGAGCGTCTGGCAGTCGTTGGCAAACACTATTTCCATTTCGGCGGAAAGTCACCACTTAACGATCTCAACCGCGAGATCATTGCCAACGTCGAAGGCGTGCTCGCGGACCGCGGCATTGAGCTGCCGGTCTACTTCGGTAACCGTAACTGGCATCCCTTCGGCGAGGACGCGGTAGAGCGCATGGCTCGCGACGGCGTGCGCAAGGCTCTAGTCTTTGCCACCTCTGCGTGGGGTGGCTACTCGGCGTGTAGGCAATATGACGAGGACATCGTCCGTCTCCGGGAGCACCTGTCGGCGCAGGGACATGAGCCGATTGAGTTTACGAAGCTGCGGCACTTCTTTGATCATCCGGCCTTCGTGTCTGCGATGGCGCGCGGTCTCAAAGAAGGGCTTTCTCAGGTGACGAAGGACGAGGTGCGGGTACTGTTCACCGCACACTCTGTCCCCACCGCACACGACAACGTTGCCGGCGCAGAAGGTGATAAAAACCTTTACTCCCGCCAGGTGGCTGAGGCCTCCCGGTTGGTTGCGGAGGCCTCGGGTGTTGGCGACTACGAGGTTGTTTGGCAGTCGCGCTCGGGCAACCCGAGTACCCCGTGGCTCGAACCCGATATCGTGGATCGGACCACTGAGTTGGCGACAAACGAGGGCGTTGAAGCGGTGGTCGTGTGCCCGATTGGTTTCGTCTCCGACCACATGGAAGTCATCTGGGATCTGGATACCGAACTCAAAGCCGCCGCTGACAGCCTGGGCGTGCAGGTGGTCCGGACACCAACGGTGGGGCCAACCCAGGACTTCGCTGCGATGATCGTGGACCTGGCCCAAGAGCATGTCGACGGCGCGGATCCGGCGACCCTGGGTGCTGTGACGGTTCAGGGCTGCACGGTCAACGGTGAACCCTGTGCGGCGGGATGCTGCGACATCGCCGGGTTGCGTACGAAGGCCTAG
- a CDS encoding DIP1281 family NlpC/P60 protein has protein sequence MTTSISRTRKRSKLVRRRNFLATVACTVTVSTATSVTPAMAQEQSVVEKFNNALSSTGDVGDLAAILASLNAEIATLESEMGRYQQQVNKALVDFHNARTKAQQARLGASTAKKKLGTANTNLEDAQALLNGLSSSQYRRAAGSQPVTQLAGGDASADALDRQSYLRQETAKRNDVIDNLERVRTDKANQESTLRKVKQLAEDREKKASDVKSEAQSVLADSAAEHAELSTQHDELTRLQEKAQRKLDVKRGGNSHAATTAAAAPEATPAAQPAATAAAAETTVTTAAPAPSSAAEESTVESTVPLSESAVETSTTEQTPTPTEQAPEETVSEPQRPTRPARPAQTEAASTFATDVQAFTDALNEAATIISGSQPELTLETVEESESSTQLPALQLSGDATDAAATGDESVDSLLNELDTNDSVSSQASQALPDSSREQKIEAVIARAESQIGAPYAWGGGTASGPSQGIRDGGTADAHGDYNKVGFDCSGLTLYAFSAAGLSLPHYTGYQYTMGEQIDPANMQRGDLIFYGPQGNHHVAIYLGNGEMLEAPQSGQTVTKTPVRWSGMSPHAVRLL, from the coding sequence GTGACCACCTCTATTTCCCGTACCCGAAAAAGGTCTAAGTTAGTCCGCCGCCGAAATTTCTTGGCCACCGTAGCCTGCACCGTCACGGTGTCCACGGCGACGTCGGTGACCCCTGCCATGGCGCAGGAACAATCGGTCGTCGAGAAGTTCAATAACGCACTGTCCAGCACCGGCGACGTCGGTGATCTGGCTGCAATTCTTGCGTCACTGAACGCCGAGATTGCAACCCTGGAATCTGAAATGGGCCGCTATCAACAGCAGGTCAATAAAGCCCTCGTGGATTTCCACAACGCGCGCACCAAGGCCCAGCAGGCTCGACTCGGTGCCTCCACCGCCAAGAAGAAGCTGGGTACCGCCAACACCAATCTGGAAGATGCGCAGGCTCTCCTCAACGGCTTGTCCAGCTCCCAGTACCGCCGAGCCGCCGGCAGCCAGCCGGTCACGCAGCTCGCTGGCGGCGACGCCTCGGCCGACGCCCTGGATCGTCAGTCATACCTGCGCCAGGAGACTGCCAAGCGCAATGACGTCATCGACAATCTTGAACGTGTGCGCACGGACAAGGCCAACCAGGAGTCCACGCTGCGCAAGGTCAAGCAGCTGGCAGAGGACCGCGAGAAAAAGGCCTCTGACGTCAAGAGCGAGGCTCAGTCCGTACTCGCGGACTCCGCCGCTGAGCACGCGGAGCTGAGTACGCAACATGACGAGCTCACCAGGCTTCAAGAAAAGGCGCAGCGCAAGCTCGACGTCAAACGTGGGGGGAACTCCCACGCTGCGACTACCGCCGCGGCGGCTCCGGAAGCAACCCCTGCCGCCCAGCCGGCAGCGACTGCTGCTGCAGCAGAGACAACGGTTACTACTGCAGCGCCCGCTCCTTCGTCCGCAGCAGAGGAATCGACTGTGGAAAGTACGGTCCCGCTGTCTGAGTCGGCAGTCGAGACCTCGACTACGGAGCAGACTCCGACACCGACGGAGCAGGCTCCGGAGGAGACGGTCTCCGAACCACAACGTCCAACCCGACCAGCGCGCCCTGCGCAGACTGAGGCGGCCTCCACCTTCGCGACCGACGTCCAGGCTTTCACCGACGCCCTTAATGAGGCAGCCACGATCATCTCGGGCTCGCAGCCAGAGCTGACCCTCGAAACCGTCGAAGAATCCGAGTCTTCCACCCAGCTTCCGGCACTGCAGCTGTCTGGCGACGCCACTGACGCCGCCGCTACCGGCGATGAGTCTGTGGACAGCCTCCTCAACGAGCTGGACACCAATGACTCTGTGTCTTCGCAGGCGTCCCAGGCGCTTCCCGACTCGAGCCGCGAGCAAAAGATCGAGGCAGTCATCGCCCGAGCTGAAAGCCAGATCGGCGCCCCGTATGCCTGGGGTGGCGGTACCGCGAGCGGACCCAGCCAAGGCATCCGCGATGGCGGCACGGCGGACGCACACGGCGATTACAACAAGGTCGGTTTCGACTGCTCTGGTCTAACCCTCTACGCGTTTAGCGCCGCGGGGCTCTCCCTTCCGCACTACACCGGCTACCAATACACCATGGGTGAGCAGATCGATCCGGCCAATATGCAACGCGGAGACCTTATCTTCTACGGCCCGCAGGGCAACCACCACGTTGCTATCTACTTGGGTAATGGAGAAATGCTCGAGGCTCCGCAGTCCGGGCAAACCGTGACCAAGACCCCCGTCCGGTGGTCCGGAATGTCTCCGCACGCGGTGCGCCTGCTCTAG
- a CDS encoding DUF6676 family protein, which translates to MVPEGVNITELAAEMRADGITGASLTEEPLIAEALSGHDSIGVAVVPVRAQMPADYRDVAQELADATGLDTVIVRGVGTTSAVSEGYSRAAIETAQAKVAATPDHAAAVTQLLASVEGAGMNWWALGGALLILISMCAVATIVTSSAQR; encoded by the coding sequence ATGGTTCCAGAAGGTGTCAACATCACCGAATTGGCTGCAGAGATGCGGGCCGACGGTATCACGGGGGCATCGTTGACTGAGGAACCGCTCATCGCTGAAGCGTTGTCGGGGCACGACAGCATCGGTGTCGCCGTCGTCCCCGTCCGGGCGCAGATGCCTGCGGATTACCGGGACGTCGCCCAGGAGCTTGCCGACGCCACCGGGCTAGACACTGTTATTGTGCGCGGGGTGGGGACGACGTCGGCAGTAAGTGAGGGCTATTCCCGGGCGGCGATTGAAACCGCTCAGGCGAAGGTGGCTGCCACACCGGACCATGCTGCGGCCGTGACCCAATTGCTCGCGTCCGTAGAGGGGGCTGGCATGAATTGGTGGGCGCTCGGGGGAGCGTTGCTCATTCTCATCTCCATGTGTGCTGTCGCCACTATCGTGACGTCAAGCGCGCAGCGTTGA